The proteins below are encoded in one region of Juglans microcarpa x Juglans regia isolate MS1-56 chromosome 4D, Jm3101_v1.0, whole genome shotgun sequence:
- the LOC121260086 gene encoding uncharacterized protein LOC121260086 yields MNAELKDLEDNGTWTVTVLPKGKRAVGCKYVYKVKLKYDGIVERPKARRKRWKQHNPLCDENTGNITVEIEAEAGGGGRKGKYVVRDIPECLEYSSGSIGMDSSKL; encoded by the exons ATGAATGCTGAATTAAAGGATTTAGAAGATAATGGGACTTGGACAGTCACTGTTTTGCCTAAAGGAAAAAGAGCAGTGGGATGCAAATATGTCTATAAGGTCAAGCTCAAATATGATGGAATAGTAGAAAGGCCTAAGGCCAG GAGGAAGAGGTGGAAACAACACAATCCCCTCTGCGACGAGAACACAGGAAATATTACTGTGGAAATTGAAGCAGaagcaggaggaggaggaaggaagGGGAAGTACGTTGTCAGAGATATACCAGAATGCCTTGAGTACTCAAGCGGTAGCATTGGGATGGACTCTTCGAAGCTCTAA
- the LOC121259139 gene encoding abscisic acid 8'-hydroxylase 3-like — MLDLSKKELIFRVWNSYGVIIAALVSVGITLFVSKVWRKVFTEKGGIPGRLGLPFLGETISFLSATNSTRGCYDFVRLRRQRYGKWFKTRIFGKIHVYVPSTEGAKTIFTSDFVQFKRGFVKSMADAVGEKSLLCVPFESHKRMRRLLADPFSMNSMSKFVKKFDKMLCERLKNLEAQKSFVVLDFTMKLTFDAMCNMLMSITEDSLLRDMERDCTSVSNAMLSFPTMIPGTPYYKGIKARKRLMEIFRELIKRRRSGSESSEDFLQSMLHRDSYPPNEKLDDQEIMDNLLSLLLGGQRSTAAAMMWAVKFLDENRAVQDRLREEQLSISRNRPEGALLSLEDLNSISYGSKVVKETLRMSNVLLWFPRVALDDCTIEGFEIKKGWHVNIDATCIHTDPDLFKDPMQFNPSRFDETQKPYSFVPFGSGPTTCIGMNMAKVTMLVFLHRLTSGYKWTVDDQDTCLEKKSPIPRLRSGCPITLEPLRGIGNQA; from the exons ATGCTGGATCTGTCTAAGAAAGAGCTAATTTTTCGAGTATGGAACTCTTATGGTGTTATCATTGCTGCACTGGTTTCTGTAGGAATAACTTTGTTTGTCTCGAAAGTTTGGAGAAAAGTCTTTACTGAGAAAGGTGGCATCCCTGGCCGGCTGGGGCTGCCTTTTCTGGGTGAaaccatttcttttctttcagcCACTAACAGCACCAGAGGATGCTATGATTTTGTTAGACTCCGACGACAGAG GTATGGGAAGTGGTTCAAGACAAGGATATTTGGGAAGATCCATGTGTATGTTCCAAGTACTGAGGGAGCAAAAACGATATTTACTAGTGATTTTGTGCAGTTCAAGAGGGGGTTTGTGAAATCAATGGCAGATGCAGTAGGAGAAAAGAGCCTGCTATGTGTGCCATTTGAGAGCCACAAAAGGATGAGGCGTCTTCTAGCCGATCCTTTCTCCATGAATTCTATGTCCAAGTTTGTCAAGAAATTTGACAAAATGCTGTGTGAAAGGCTGAAGAACTTAGAAGCTCAGAAAAGTTTTGTGGTGCTTGACTTCACCATGAAG TTGACATTCGATGCAATGTGCAACATGCTAATGAGTATTACAGAGGATTCATTGCTGCGAGATATGGAGAGAGACTGCACCTCTGTCTCCAACGCCATGTTATCCTTTCCTACGATGATACCTGGCACCCCATACTACAAAGGCATCAAG GCACGTAAAAGGCTCATGGAAATCTTTAGAGAGCTAATTAAAAGGCGACGGAGTGGGAGTGAGTCTTCTGAAGACTTCCTGCAGTCAATGTTACACAGAGATTCATACCCTCCCAATGAAAAGCTGGACGATCAAGAAATCATGGACAACCTCTTGTCTTTGCTGCTTGGAGGGCAGAGGAGCACTGCAGCTGCAATGATGTGGGCTGTCAAGTTTCTGGATGAGAACAGAGCAGTGCAGGACAGGCTCAGG GAAGAACAATTGTCAATATCTAGAAATAGGCCTGAAGGAGCCTTACTCAGTCTTGAAGATCTCAACAGCATTTCCTATGGCTCAAAG GTTGTCAAAGAAACATTAAGAATGTCAAATGTCTTGTTGTGGTTTCCTCGTGTGGCACTTGATGATTGCACAATAGAAG GTTTTGAGATAAAGAAAGGATGGCATGTGAACATTGATGCAACTTGTATACACACTGACCCAGATCTGTTCAAGGATCCCATGCAATTCAATCCTTCTAGATTTGAT GAAACGCAAAAACCATACAGTTTTGTACCTTTTGGATCAGGACCAACAACCTGCATAGGAATGAACATGGCAAAGGTGACAATGTTGGTCTTTCTACACAGGTTGACAAGTGGATACAA GTGGACTGTTGATGATCAAGATACATGCCTAGAAAAGAAATCACCTATTCCTAGACTGAGAAGTGGGTGTCCAATAACTTTGGAGCCCTTGAGGGGTATTGGGAATCAAGCATAG